CCACGCCGGCCACGCCGGCCACGCCGGCCACGCCGGCCACGACCGCCACGCCGGAAGGCGCGCAGCCGGCCGAACCCAGCGCAACCGCGCCGCAACCCGCGCCCACCGAACAGCCGGCACAACCGGCCAAGCCGGAACAGGCCAAGCCCGGCGCCACGGCCACGCCGCCGGCCTCCCCCGAACTGCCGCCAGCCCTACCCGACCGGTCCGGGTCGTAGGGAAGACGCCAGGGGAGGCGCTGCCTCCCCTCGGCCCCCACCGCCCCACAGCCCCTCCATCCACCATCTCAGCCCGGTAAAAGGGGGTCCGGGGGACATCAAGTCCCCCGGCAGGTCCAGGGCAGCGCCCTGGCAGAGAGGTGCAGGAGAGGCTCCGCCTCTCCTGCCGGGTCGCAGGGGCAGCGCCCCTGCTGCCTCCCCCGCTCCCGCGACGCCCCTACTCCCGCTCGAAATCGAACAGCCGGCCGCGCACGATGGCGTCGCGGCCGAACTTGCCGCGAATGGCGTCCAGGGCGGCGTCGATCTTCCCGCCTTGTTCACGGCGTTGCCGGGCCGGGTCCTCGAAAAGGCTCAACTGGCGCGGTTCGTTTCCGAAGTTGGAGACGCCGACGCCGATGAGGCGCAGGGGTTTGGGCAAGGGCTCGGCCTCGAGGAGTTCCTTGGCCACGGCGTAGATGACGGTGTCGCTCGCGGTGGGGTCGGGCAGGGTGCGGCTGCGGGTGATCTGGCGGAAATCGTTGAATTTGAGCTTGAGGGTGATGGTGCGGCCGGACTGGTTGTCCCGGCGCAGTTCGCGGCCGACGCGCTCGGACTGGTGGAGCAGCCAGGCGGCGAGTCTGGCCCGGTCGGCGGTATCGGTGGAAAAGGTATTCTCGGCGCTGACGGATTTGGCTTCGCGGCACGGATTGACGGTGTCGCTGCCCTGGCCGCAGGCCCGGGCGTAGAGGTCGAGGCCCCATTTGCCCAGGTGGCGCTGCCAGAATTCCGGGGGATATTGCGGGATTTCCCCGACGACGCGGATGCCCAGGCGGGAAAGGGCGGCCTGGGCGCGTTTGCCCACACCCGGAATCTTGCCCACGGGGAGATCGGCCAGAAACAGGGAAACCTGGTCCGGGGCGACGATGGTCAGGCCGTCGGGCTTGTCGTAATCCGAGGCGATCTTGGCGATGAATTTGACGGGCGCGATGCCGACCGAACAGTTGAGTCCGGTGGCCTCGCGGATCATGGATTTGAGGCGGCGGCCGAGGGTTTCCGGGGGGCCGAAAAGGGTCTCGGTGCCGGTGATGTCGACGTAGGCCTCGTCGATGGAGGCGGGTTCGACCAGCGGGGAGACGGCCTGGAGCGTGGCCATGACGAGGCGGGAGACTTCGGCGTAGCGGCGGCGGTTGCCGGGCAAAAACACGCCGTGGGGACAGCGGCGTTTGGCCTCGGCCACGGGCATGGCCGAGTGCACGCCGAACGTGCGGGCTTCGTAGGAGGCGGCCGAAACCACGCCTCGCAGGTCCCGGCCGATGATGACCGGTTTGCCCATGAGCGCGGGGTCGTCGTGCTGCTCGACGGAGGCGAAAAACGCGTCCATGTCGAGGTGGAGGATGGTCGCCATGGCCTCGGCATGCGACGGCGGCCAGGAAAAAGCAAGGGGGGCGAGGGACGTTTTTTCCCCGCCCGCCCCCTTTCGAAAAAACGGTCGCCTAGGCCTTGATGTTCAAGTTTCCGCCGACGCCGGTGGCGGCGGAGAGCACCTTGGTCTGAAAGTCGTAATCCTGGTTCACGCCGCCCGTGGCCAGGTCGGTGTTGAGCCTGTCGAGGGTCTTGGTGACCAGTTCGGCCCCGAGCTTTTGCTGCTCGAATGCGCCGCCGGCCGCCGTCGTTTTGGTGTCTATCGCGTCCATGGCATCCTCCCGGGACGAGAAACGTTCCCTTATCGTCACCTATCGGCCACGGGGCATGCCTCCTTTAGGCTCACCGTTGGACAACGCCGCGTGTCCTTTGCTACAAGTGGCATACATCCCCTTTCGACCTTTGTAAGGAGGCTTCCATGCCCGTCGAGAATTGCCCCCTCCAGACCCTCGACGCCGACTCCCTTTCCTGCTCCATCCGGGAGCATATCACCCATTCCCTGGGCAAACCCTGCGCCGAGGCCGGAAACCGTGACGTGGCCATGGCGCTTTCCATGACCCTGCGTGACCGGCTTGTGGACAAGCTGCTCGAAACCCGCAAGCGCTACCGCGACGCCCGTGCCAAGCGGATGTACTACCTGTCCATCGAGTATCTGCTCGGCCGCTGCCTGGGCAACAACCTCTACAACATGAGAATCGACGAAGAGTGCCGCAACCTGGTCAAGCAATGGGGCTACGACCTGGAGGAACTGCGCGAGTTCGAGCGCGACCCGGCGCTCGGCAACGGCGGGCTGGGGCGGCTGGCCGCCTGCTTCCTCGACGCCCTGGCCACCCTCGACATGCCGGGCTGCGGCTACGGCATCCACTACGAATTCGGGCTCTTTAAACAGAGCATCCAGAACGACCGCCAGGTCGAGCAGCCGGACTACTGGATGGCCGAAGGCATGCCGCTGCAAATCGAACGCCGCGACCAGTCCGTCATCGTGCCCATTTACGGCCGCATCGAAAGCCATCAGGGCCCGGACGGCTCCTACCTGCCGCTGTGGGTCGACTGGCAGGACCTGGTCGGCGTGCCCTACGACATCCCCATCGTGGGATTCGGCGACAAGACCGTCAATTACCTGCGCCTTTTCGCCGCCCGCTCCACCGACAACTTCGACATGAAAATTTTCGACCAGGGCGACTACATCAAAGCCATCCACCAGAAGGTGTATTCGGAACTGGTCTCCAAGATCCTCTACCCCAGCGAATCCATCTCGTTCGGCAAGGAACTGCGGCTGACCCAGGAATACTTCCTGGTCTTTTGTTCGCTGCGCGACATCACCCGGCGCTTTCTCAAACAAAACCGCAACATCGAAGAGCTGCCCGAATTCATCGCCATCCAGCTCAACGACACCCACCCGGCCCTGGCCGTGGCCGAGCTGATGCGCATCCTGGTCGACGAACGCCGCGTGCCCTGGGACCGGGCCTGGAACATCACCAACCGCACCCTGGCCTTCACCAACCACACCCTCATGCCGGAATCCCTGGAGATGTGGCCGGTGGACCTCATGGGCAAGGTGCTGCCCCGCCACCTCCAGATCATCTACGAGATCAACGCCCGGTTTTTGAGCCAGATCCGCCTGACGTCCAAGGCCGACGACGCCACCCTGCGCCGCATGTCGCTGATCGAGGAGCAAGGCGGCAAGCAGGTGCGCATGGCCAACCTGGCCGTGGTCGGCTCCCATTCCGTCAACGGCGTGTCCAAGCTCCATTCCGAGCTGGTCAAAAAAGTCCTGTTCCCGGACTACGCCGCCCTGTGGCCCGGCAAGTTCAACAACAAGACCAACGGCATCACCCCCAGGCGCTGGCTCTATAAGGCCAATCCCGGGCTGTCGGCGCTTATAACCGAGGCCATCGGCGACGCCTGGATCATGGACCTCGACAAGCTGCAGGACCTCGTGCCCCTGGCCGGCGACGCCGCCTTCCAGCAGAAGTTCCTGGCCGTCAAACGGGCCAGCAAGGCCCATCTGGCCGAATACGTGGCCCAGACCACGGGCGTGATGCTCTCGCCGGACGCGGTCTTCGACATGCAGGCCA
Above is a window of Solidesulfovibrio fructosivorans JJ] DNA encoding:
- a CDS encoding glycogen/starch/alpha-glucan phosphorylase, with translation MPVENCPLQTLDADSLSCSIREHITHSLGKPCAEAGNRDVAMALSMTLRDRLVDKLLETRKRYRDARAKRMYYLSIEYLLGRCLGNNLYNMRIDEECRNLVKQWGYDLEELREFERDPALGNGGLGRLAACFLDALATLDMPGCGYGIHYEFGLFKQSIQNDRQVEQPDYWMAEGMPLQIERRDQSVIVPIYGRIESHQGPDGSYLPLWVDWQDLVGVPYDIPIVGFGDKTVNYLRLFAARSTDNFDMKIFDQGDYIKAIHQKVYSELVSKILYPSESISFGKELRLTQEYFLVFCSLRDITRRFLKQNRNIEELPEFIAIQLNDTHPALAVAELMRILVDERRVPWDRAWNITNRTLAFTNHTLMPESLEMWPVDLMGKVLPRHLQIIYEINARFLSQIRLTSKADDATLRRMSLIEEQGGKQVRMANLAVVGSHSVNGVSKLHSELVKKVLFPDYAALWPGKFNNKTNGITPRRWLYKANPGLSALITEAIGDAWIMDLDKLQDLVPLAGDAAFQQKFLAVKRASKAHLAEYVAQTTGVMLSPDAVFDMQAKRIHEYKRQLLNIMHILHDYLRVTEDGYVPPVPRVYVFAGKAAPGYFEAKEIIHLICSAARVINADKRAAKHIKVVFAADYRVSLAEKLIPAADVSEQISTAGTEASGTGNMKFSLNGALTIGTLDGANIEIREAVGAENFYLFGLTTPEVERQLGDGSYDPWEYYGKHPEIRRVLDALSAGRFTPDEPQTFHWIFEKMLAKGERYMHLADFMPYLETHERLGMDYAKPAVWAKKAILNVARMGYFSADRTIREYARDIWGIKPIAPK
- a CDS encoding DNA polymerase IV codes for the protein MATILHLDMDAFFASVEQHDDPALMGKPVIIGRDLRGVVSAASYEARTFGVHSAMPVAEAKRRCPHGVFLPGNRRRYAEVSRLVMATLQAVSPLVEPASIDEAYVDITGTETLFGPPETLGRRLKSMIREATGLNCSVGIAPVKFIAKIASDYDKPDGLTIVAPDQVSLFLADLPVGKIPGVGKRAQAALSRLGIRVVGEIPQYPPEFWQRHLGKWGLDLYARACGQGSDTVNPCREAKSVSAENTFSTDTADRARLAAWLLHQSERVGRELRRDNQSGRTITLKLKFNDFRQITRSRTLPDPTASDTVIYAVAKELLEAEPLPKPLRLIGVGVSNFGNEPRQLSLFEDPARQRREQGGKIDAALDAIRGKFGRDAIVRGRLFDFERE